One window of Nicotiana tomentosiformis chromosome 11, ASM39032v3, whole genome shotgun sequence genomic DNA carries:
- the LOC104095767 gene encoding ACT domain-containing protein ACR9-like isoform X2, giving the protein MGLPTDDAVVIQKGKKAGEPYVITVNCPDKTGLGCDICYTILDFGLYIIKGDGIWCYVILWVVPHASSPMVRWANLKERLLSVCPSCSVSFYLTQPSPPAASSPVYLLTFCSHDRRGLLHDVTQVLCELELTIQRVKVTTTPDGRVLDLFFITDNLELLHTKERQDETYKQLHAVLGQSFSCELQLAGSQFDNLQCVSSLSPSVAEELFRCELSDNEFRTQALSPDMMNLKRGSVTIDNSMSPAHTLLQIDCVDHKGFLYDIMRTLKDCNIQIAYGRFSAVNKGQRELDLFIRQKDGKKIVDPDKQDVLCSRLKAEMLHPLRVIITNRGPDTELLVANPVELSGKGRPRVFYDVTLAMKTLGICIFSLRMVHYITSSLFTRWMTFNIFLQAEIGRHCTSDLVWEVYRFLLDENCRFDMSCMVGRNQIVDKVRRTLMGW; this is encoded by the exons ATGGGATTGCCGACTGACGACGCCGTAGTGATTCAGAAAGGGAAGAAGGCTGGTGAACCTTATGTAATTACGGTAAATTGTCCGGACAAAACCGGCCTCGGCTGTGATATTTGCTATACTATTCTCGATTTTGGTCTCTACATTATCAAAGGAG ATGGGATATGGTGCTATGTGATATTATGGGTGGTTCCTCATGCTTCCTCACCTATGGTAAGGTGGGCGAATTTGAAGGAGCGCCTTCTATCAGTATGCCCGTCATGTTCTGTTTCATTCTATTTGACCCAACCATCTCCACCTGCCGCTTCTTCTCCTGTATACCTGCTGACATTTTGCAGCCACGACCGAAGAGGATTATTGCATG ATGTTACCCAAGTTCTCTGCGAGCTTGAGCTTACCATCCAAAGGGTAAAGGTGACAACAACTCCAGATGGTCGTGTGCTGGACCTTTTCTTCATAACAGACAACTT GGAGCTCTTACACACAAAAGAGAGGCAAGATGAGACGTACAAGCAGTTGCATGCTGTTCTGGGCCAATCATTTAGTTGTGAGCTTCAGTTAGCAGGCTCACAGTTTGACAACCTGCAATGTGTCTCTTCTCTTTCTCCATCAGTTGCTGAGGAACTATTTAGGTGTGAACTATCAGATAATGAATTTCGCACACAGGCTCTTAGCCCAGATATGATGAATTTGAAGAGGGGTAGTGTGACAATAGATAATTCGATGAGCCCCGCGCATACATTACTTCAGATTGATTGTGTTGATCACAAGGGTTTTCTTTATGACATTATGCGCACATTGAAAGACTGCAATATTCAG ATTGCTTATGGTCGATTTTCAGCGGTTAATAAGGGTCAGAGGGAATTAGACCTTTTTATTCGGCAGAAGGATGGGAAAAAGATTGTGGATCCAGATAAACAAGATGTTCTTTGTTCCCGCTTAAAAGCGGAAATGCTTCATCCTCTACGTGTAATCATCACAAATCGTGGGCCAGATACTGAACTTTTGGTTGCTAATCCTGTGGAGCTATCTGGAAAGGGTAGACCACGTGTTTTCTATGACGTTACACTGGCAATGAAGACCCTAGGGATCTGCATCTTCTCG CTCCGGATGGTTCACTATATCACTTCATCCCTCTTCACTCGGTGGATGACCTTTAATATCTTTTTGCAGGCGGAAATTGGAAGGCATTGTACAAGTGATCTTGTGTGGGAGGTTTACAGATTCCTTTTAGACGAAAATTGTAGATTTGACATGTCATGTATGGTTGGTAGAAATCAGATTGTAGACAAAGTCAGAAGAACGTTGATGGGTTGGTGA
- the LOC104095767 gene encoding ACT domain-containing protein ACR9-like isoform X1, producing MGLPTDDAVVIQKGKKAGEPYVITVNCPDKTGLGCDICYTILDFGLYIIKGDVSTDGIWCYVILWVVPHASSPMVRWANLKERLLSVCPSCSVSFYLTQPSPPAASSPVYLLTFCSHDRRGLLHDVTQVLCELELTIQRVKVTTTPDGRVLDLFFITDNLELLHTKERQDETYKQLHAVLGQSFSCELQLAGSQFDNLQCVSSLSPSVAEELFRCELSDNEFRTQALSPDMMNLKRGSVTIDNSMSPAHTLLQIDCVDHKGFLYDIMRTLKDCNIQIAYGRFSAVNKGQRELDLFIRQKDGKKIVDPDKQDVLCSRLKAEMLHPLRVIITNRGPDTELLVANPVELSGKGRPRVFYDVTLAMKTLGICIFSLRMVHYITSSLFTRWMTFNIFLQAEIGRHCTSDLVWEVYRFLLDENCRFDMSCMVGRNQIVDKVRRTLMGW from the exons ATGGGATTGCCGACTGACGACGCCGTAGTGATTCAGAAAGGGAAGAAGGCTGGTGAACCTTATGTAATTACGGTAAATTGTCCGGACAAAACCGGCCTCGGCTGTGATATTTGCTATACTATTCTCGATTTTGGTCTCTACATTATCAAAGGAG ATGTTTCAACAGATGGGATATGGTGCTATGTGATATTATGGGTGGTTCCTCATGCTTCCTCACCTATGGTAAGGTGGGCGAATTTGAAGGAGCGCCTTCTATCAGTATGCCCGTCATGTTCTGTTTCATTCTATTTGACCCAACCATCTCCACCTGCCGCTTCTTCTCCTGTATACCTGCTGACATTTTGCAGCCACGACCGAAGAGGATTATTGCATG ATGTTACCCAAGTTCTCTGCGAGCTTGAGCTTACCATCCAAAGGGTAAAGGTGACAACAACTCCAGATGGTCGTGTGCTGGACCTTTTCTTCATAACAGACAACTT GGAGCTCTTACACACAAAAGAGAGGCAAGATGAGACGTACAAGCAGTTGCATGCTGTTCTGGGCCAATCATTTAGTTGTGAGCTTCAGTTAGCAGGCTCACAGTTTGACAACCTGCAATGTGTCTCTTCTCTTTCTCCATCAGTTGCTGAGGAACTATTTAGGTGTGAACTATCAGATAATGAATTTCGCACACAGGCTCTTAGCCCAGATATGATGAATTTGAAGAGGGGTAGTGTGACAATAGATAATTCGATGAGCCCCGCGCATACATTACTTCAGATTGATTGTGTTGATCACAAGGGTTTTCTTTATGACATTATGCGCACATTGAAAGACTGCAATATTCAG ATTGCTTATGGTCGATTTTCAGCGGTTAATAAGGGTCAGAGGGAATTAGACCTTTTTATTCGGCAGAAGGATGGGAAAAAGATTGTGGATCCAGATAAACAAGATGTTCTTTGTTCCCGCTTAAAAGCGGAAATGCTTCATCCTCTACGTGTAATCATCACAAATCGTGGGCCAGATACTGAACTTTTGGTTGCTAATCCTGTGGAGCTATCTGGAAAGGGTAGACCACGTGTTTTCTATGACGTTACACTGGCAATGAAGACCCTAGGGATCTGCATCTTCTCG CTCCGGATGGTTCACTATATCACTTCATCCCTCTTCACTCGGTGGATGACCTTTAATATCTTTTTGCAGGCGGAAATTGGAAGGCATTGTACAAGTGATCTTGTGTGGGAGGTTTACAGATTCCTTTTAGACGAAAATTGTAGATTTGACATGTCATGTATGGTTGGTAGAAATCAGATTGTAGACAAAGTCAGAAGAACGTTGATGGGTTGGTGA
- the LOC104095767 gene encoding ACT domain-containing protein ACR9-like isoform X3, with amino-acid sequence MGLPTDDAVVIQKGKKAGEPYVITVNCPDKTGLGCDICYTILDFGLYIIKGDVSTDGIWCYVILWVVPHASSPMVRWANLKERLLSVCPSCSVSFYLTQPSPPAASSPVYLLTFCSHDRRGLLHDVTQVLCELELTIQRVKVTTTPDGRVLDLFFITDNLELLHTKERQDETYKQLHAVLGQSFSCELQLAGSQFDNLQCVSSLSPSVAEELFRCELSDNEFRTQALSPDMMNLKRGSVTIDNSMSPAHTLLQIDCVDHKGFLYDIMRTLKDCNIQIAYGRFSAVNKGQRELDLFIRQKDGKKIVDPDKQDVLCSRLKAEMLHPLRVIITNRGPDTELLVANPVELSGKGRPRVFYDVTLAMKTLGICIFSAEIGRHCTSDLVWEVYRFLLDENCRFDMSCMVGRNQIVDKVRRTLMGW; translated from the exons ATGGGATTGCCGACTGACGACGCCGTAGTGATTCAGAAAGGGAAGAAGGCTGGTGAACCTTATGTAATTACGGTAAATTGTCCGGACAAAACCGGCCTCGGCTGTGATATTTGCTATACTATTCTCGATTTTGGTCTCTACATTATCAAAGGAG ATGTTTCAACAGATGGGATATGGTGCTATGTGATATTATGGGTGGTTCCTCATGCTTCCTCACCTATGGTAAGGTGGGCGAATTTGAAGGAGCGCCTTCTATCAGTATGCCCGTCATGTTCTGTTTCATTCTATTTGACCCAACCATCTCCACCTGCCGCTTCTTCTCCTGTATACCTGCTGACATTTTGCAGCCACGACCGAAGAGGATTATTGCATG ATGTTACCCAAGTTCTCTGCGAGCTTGAGCTTACCATCCAAAGGGTAAAGGTGACAACAACTCCAGATGGTCGTGTGCTGGACCTTTTCTTCATAACAGACAACTT GGAGCTCTTACACACAAAAGAGAGGCAAGATGAGACGTACAAGCAGTTGCATGCTGTTCTGGGCCAATCATTTAGTTGTGAGCTTCAGTTAGCAGGCTCACAGTTTGACAACCTGCAATGTGTCTCTTCTCTTTCTCCATCAGTTGCTGAGGAACTATTTAGGTGTGAACTATCAGATAATGAATTTCGCACACAGGCTCTTAGCCCAGATATGATGAATTTGAAGAGGGGTAGTGTGACAATAGATAATTCGATGAGCCCCGCGCATACATTACTTCAGATTGATTGTGTTGATCACAAGGGTTTTCTTTATGACATTATGCGCACATTGAAAGACTGCAATATTCAG ATTGCTTATGGTCGATTTTCAGCGGTTAATAAGGGTCAGAGGGAATTAGACCTTTTTATTCGGCAGAAGGATGGGAAAAAGATTGTGGATCCAGATAAACAAGATGTTCTTTGTTCCCGCTTAAAAGCGGAAATGCTTCATCCTCTACGTGTAATCATCACAAATCGTGGGCCAGATACTGAACTTTTGGTTGCTAATCCTGTGGAGCTATCTGGAAAGGGTAGACCACGTGTTTTCTATGACGTTACACTGGCAATGAAGACCCTAGGGATCTGCATCTTCTCG GCGGAAATTGGAAGGCATTGTACAAGTGATCTTGTGTGGGAGGTTTACAGATTCCTTTTAGACGAAAATTGTAGATTTGACATGTCATGTATGGTTGGTAGAAATCAGATTGTAGACAAAGTCAGAAGAACGTTGATGGGTTGGTGA
- the LOC104095768 gene encoding histone H4, with protein MSGRGKGGKGLGKGGAKRHRKVLRDNIQGITKPAIRRLARRGGVKRISGLIYEETRGVLKIFLENVIRDAVTYTEHARRKTVTAMDVVYALKRQGRTLYGFGG; from the coding sequence ATGTCTGGACGTGGAAAGGGAGGCAAGGGATTGGGCAAAGGAGGAGCAAAGAGGCACAGGAAAGTGTTGAGAGATAACATCCAGGGGATTACAAAGCCAGCTATTCGTAGGCTTGCTCGTAGGGGTGGTGTCAAGCGTATTTCTGGGTTGATTTACGAGGAGACACGTGGAGTGCTTAAGATCTTTTTGGAGAATGTGATTCGTGATGCTGTGACCTACACTGAGCACGCTAGGAGAAAGACTGTTACTGCTATGGATGTTGTGTACGCTCTCAAGAGGCAGGGAAGGACCTTGTACGGATTTGGAGGTTAA
- the LOC104095769 gene encoding UDP-glucuronic acid decarboxylase 6, which yields MAKNSANGAHQTTTKPPPTPSPLRFSKFFQPNMRILVTGGAGFIGSHLVDKLMENEKNEVIVVDNFFTGSKDNLKRWIGHPRFELKRHDVTEPLLVEVDQIYHLACPASPIFYKYNPVKTIKTNVIGTLNMLGLAKRVGARILLTSTSEVYGDPLVHPQTEEYWGNVNPIGVRSCYDEGKRVAETLMFDYHRQHGIEIRIARIFNTYGPRMNIDDGRVVSNFIAQALRDEPLTVQAPGTQTRSFCYVSDMVNGLIRLMEGENTGPINIGNPGEFTMIELAELVKELINPKVEIKSVENTPDDPRQRKPDIAKAKELLGWEPKVKLRDGLPLMEEDFRLRLGVSKKI from the exons ATGGCAAAGAATTCTGCAAATGGAGCTCACCAAACAACAACAAAGCCTCCTCCAACTCCATCTCCATTGCGCTTCTCAAAGTTCTTTCAG CCTAACATGAGAATTTTGGTTACTGGAGGAGCTGGATTTATTGGTTCCCATCTAGTTGACAAATTGATGGAGAATGAGAAGAATGAG GTTATTGTTGTCGACAACTTTTTCACTGGTTCGAAGGATAATCTTAAAAGATGGATTGGTCATCCCAGATTCGAGCTTAAACGCCATG ATGTGACAGAGCCTTTGTTAGTTGAGGTTGATCAGATTTATCATCTTGCATGCCCGGCTTCTCCAATATTCTACAAGTACAATCCTGTTAAG ACAATAAAGACTAATGTCATTGGCACGCTAAATATGTTGGGCTTAGCAAAGCGTGTCGGAGCAAG GATTCTGCTAACGTCAACCTCAGAGGTTTATGGTGACCCTCTTGTGCATCCTCAGACTGAGGAATATTGGGGTAATGTTAACCCAATTG GAGTTCGGAGCTGTTATGATGAGGGGAAGCGTGTGGCAGAGACATTGATGTTTGACTACCACCGACAACATGGGATTG AAATTCGCATTGCTAGAATATTCAATACGTATGGACCTCGGATGAATATCGATGATGGGCGTGTGGTCAGCAACTTTATAGCTCAAGCACTTCG TGATGAACCATTAACAGTTCAAGCTCCTGGGACACAGACTCGCAGTTTCTGTTACGTCTCTGATATG GTTAATGGGCTTATTCGGCTAATGGAAGGGGAAAACACGGGGCCAATCAACATTGGAAATCCAG GTGAATTCACCATGATTGAGCTTGCGGAACTAGTCAAGGAG CTTATCAATCCAAAAGTGGAGATCAAATCGGTGGAAAATACACCAGATGATCCAAGACAAAGGAAACCAGATATCGCAAAAGCAAAAGAATTGTTAGGATGGGAACCAAAAGTCAAATTGCGCGATGGCCTTCCACTAATGGAAGAAGATTTCAGACTCAGGCTTGGGGTCTCTAAAAAGATATAA